The following proteins are encoded in a genomic region of Triticum dicoccoides isolate Atlit2015 ecotype Zavitan chromosome 1B, WEW_v2.0, whole genome shotgun sequence:
- the LOC119328873 gene encoding uncharacterized protein LOC119328873, with translation MAMVAQAGFGLTRVVMLVGAGVAGSVVLRNGRLSEILTEIQEFLEKGEMGKGGGGGADHGINDALNEVRQLAMQVRNLGSPRSITVLSGGSGQTGVSGLIVPAATVGALGYGYMWWKGISFGDLMYVTKQNMANVVSSMTKHLEQVQSSLAAAKKHLTQRIEKLDDKLDQQKALSGQIKDDVTGARLKLENIGSEIKNIKELVWGLDEKMDSMEAKQNFSCAGVMYLCQFIEQSGGKLPERLEGIKPSAKRFETIGIQGLQLAIETGNFSDFSNSDSTDKISRSNSLKSAN, from the exons ATGGCGATGGTGGCACAGGCGGGCTTCGGCCTCACCCGCGTCGTCATGCTCGTCGGCGCGGGCGTGGCCGGCTCCGTCGTCCTACGAAACGGCCGCCTCTCGGAGATCCTCACCGAGATACAG GAGTTTCTGGAGAAGGGGGAGATGGGTaagggaggaggtggtggtgcggACCACGGCATCAACGACGCGCTCAACGAG GTGCGCCAACTTGCTATGCAGGTACGCAATCTAGGTTCTCCACGTTCGATAACTGTTCTCAGTGGAGGTTCTGGACAAACAG GAGTATCAGGACTAATAGTACCTGCAGCAACTGTTGGAGCACTGGGTTATGGTTATATGTGGTGGAAA GGCATCTCCTTTGGGGACTTGATGTATGTCACCAAGCAAAACATGGCAAACGTTGTTTCCAGTATGACTAAACATCTGGAGCAAGTTCAGAGCTCTCTTGCT GCTGCTAAAAAGCATTTGACACAACGCATTGAGAAGTTGGATGACAAATTGGATCAGCAGAAGGCGCTTTCTGGGCAAATAAAAGATGAT GTTACTGGCGCACGACTGAAGCTTGAGAATATTGGTTCAGAGATTAAGAACATCAAAGAATTGGTCTGGGGACTG GATGAGAAGATGGATTCAATGGAAGCCAAACAG AATTTTTCATGCGCTGGTGTGATGTACCTCTGCCAATTCATAGAGCAAAGTGGTGGGAAGCTCCCTGAACGCCTG GAAGGCATTAAACCATCAGCGAAGCGATTTGAAACAATTGGCATACAG GGGTTGCAACTAGCCATAGAAACAGGGAATTTTAGTGATTTCAGCAATTCTGATTCCACTGACAAGATAAGCAG GTCCAACTCGTTGAAGTCTGCCAACTAA